The following are encoded together in the Candidatus Neomarinimicrobiota bacterium genome:
- a CDS encoding Crp/Fnr family transcriptional regulator, whose translation MNERFDEIKNTLRLVPLFSDLSDKVLTQLASVCQEKSYDKDQHILHQEQAGDNFFIIESGSVKVTRLSEDGREAVLAFLREGDFFGELAILDGETRSANVITLSECKIQTVNRREFLDLLEHQPQVATALLMELALRLRKTDMHLEYLTLSDAEGKIASILIELAEENGTYKMGDVTLGHMPMQQDIANMAGTTRETVSRMMKKLEEKNWLTRDGQKVIIRKYSKFKEIYQLKF comes from the coding sequence ATGAACGAACGTTTTGATGAAATTAAAAACACCCTGAGACTCGTCCCGCTATTCTCAGATCTGAGTGATAAGGTGCTGACCCAACTGGCCAGCGTTTGTCAGGAGAAATCATACGATAAAGATCAGCATATCCTGCATCAGGAACAGGCTGGAGATAATTTTTTCATTATTGAGTCCGGATCAGTGAAAGTAACCCGTCTATCCGAAGATGGTCGGGAAGCTGTCCTGGCTTTTCTGCGTGAAGGTGATTTCTTTGGTGAATTGGCCATCCTGGATGGTGAGACGCGCTCGGCCAATGTGATCACCCTTTCTGAATGCAAGATCCAAACTGTCAATCGTCGAGAATTCCTTGATCTCCTGGAGCATCAACCTCAGGTTGCCACTGCTTTACTCATGGAGTTGGCATTGCGACTTCGGAAAACGGATATGCACCTGGAATATTTGACTCTCAGCGACGCCGAAGGAAAGATCGCTTCCATCCTCATTGAATTGGCTGAAGAGAATGGCACTTACAAAATGGGTGATGTAACCCTGGGTCATATGCCTATGCAGCAGGATATTGCCAATATGGCTGGAACAACCCGTGAAACCGTATCCCGTATGATGAAAAAACTAGAAGAGAAAAATTGGCTAACCCGGGATGGACAGAAAGTTATCATACGTAAATACAGTAAATTCAAGGAAATATATCAGTTAAAATTTTGA
- a CDS encoding ROK family transcriptional regulator encodes MKKSNFHFVRQINEISVLRIVRDEGPISRSEVARKMGVSKVIIGGIVRRLLETRILFEIGKGQSTVQGGRRPVMLEFNADAGLAIGIEIHLHRANVLITNMNAEILHEGTVNYTDNKNPEAILKRIIRNIEKMINDEEKMQSILGVGIALPGLMDYENGSILSSHSLKVWEGYPIKKFLEDALDTKVYIENDVKAITLGEYHWGAGQDARNVVYIWLGEGIGAGIIINGDIYRGITSSAGEVGYTEISARGINRGRFPILYQGQHRFGEILTTRNLELSMLDAVSKNGQKSLLKKDEISLSSIAAASKKGDQLAQDALREFGQILGVLTISVINLFNPELIILGGPVIDRCPLVLEEAITKAKEDVLLVPAEVVKIRPGALKSRAGTLGAVGMVLQDLFKPPIVNLATYRSLILPE; translated from the coding sequence ATGAAAAAATCCAACTTTCATTTTGTTCGTCAGATCAATGAGATCTCAGTATTACGGATTGTCCGGGATGAAGGACCCATCTCCAGATCGGAAGTTGCCCGCAAGATGGGCGTTTCAAAAGTGATCATCGGTGGGATTGTACGGCGACTGTTGGAAACCAGAATCCTGTTTGAGATCGGTAAAGGCCAGTCAACCGTGCAAGGGGGACGACGACCAGTCATGTTGGAGTTCAATGCTGATGCCGGATTGGCAATAGGAATTGAGATCCATCTGCATCGGGCTAATGTACTGATCACGAATATGAATGCTGAGATACTGCATGAAGGCACAGTTAATTATACAGATAACAAGAATCCAGAAGCAATTCTCAAACGTATCATTCGAAACATAGAAAAAATGATCAATGATGAGGAGAAAATGCAGTCCATCCTGGGAGTTGGAATTGCTTTGCCGGGTTTGATGGATTATGAAAACGGGTCGATCCTGAGCAGCCATTCACTAAAAGTCTGGGAGGGATATCCCATTAAAAAATTCCTGGAGGATGCTCTGGACACCAAGGTATATATCGAGAATGATGTAAAGGCGATCACACTTGGTGAATATCATTGGGGAGCCGGCCAGGATGCCAGGAATGTTGTCTATATCTGGCTGGGAGAAGGTATTGGTGCTGGTATTATCATCAACGGTGATATTTATCGTGGTATCACTTCATCGGCAGGTGAAGTTGGCTACACGGAGATTTCTGCTCGAGGTATCAATCGAGGCAGGTTTCCGATATTATATCAAGGTCAGCACCGTTTTGGTGAAATTTTGACCACCCGCAATCTTGAACTCAGCATGTTGGATGCAGTTAGTAAGAATGGGCAGAAATCCTTGCTTAAAAAGGATGAGATAAGTCTGAGCAGCATCGCCGCTGCCTCTAAAAAGGGCGATCAGCTTGCTCAGGATGCTTTACGAGAGTTTGGTCAGATTCTGGGCGTTCTCACCATTAGCGTGATCAACCTTTTTAACCCTGAGCTGATCATTCTGGGTGGACCGGTCATTGATAGATGTCCCTTAGTTCTGGAGGAGGCCATAACAAAAGCCAAGGAAGATGTTCTATTGGTGCCGGCGGAAGTGGTCAAGATCCGGCCAGGTGCCCTTAAGAGTCGGGCGGGAACTCTAGGTGCAGTGGGAATGGTTCTACAAGACCTGTTTAAACCACCTATCGTGAATTTGGCAACCTATCGATCCTTGATCCTTCCGGAATAG
- the meaB gene encoding methylmalonyl Co-A mutase-associated GTPase MeaB, with the protein MNIDLNGILNSKRLAITRALSFVENMDDLDMALTDALFKHLGRAYRIGITGPPGAGKSSLADRMIEHWRSQDKRVAVISVDPTSPFTGGAILGDRVRMGRHFSDKGVFIRSMATRGSHGGLAFRAQDAADVFDAAGFDIILYETVGVGQVELDVAMAADTTLVVLVPESGDDIQAMKAGLMEIADLFVINKADRQGVNQALAQIRSMLEMRQVQAGIWTPEVVKTSALNAEGITGLMERLDAHQHFLQEQGIFRQNFKARSMAKIKNYIDQHVMDQFWTTEKLNVLNGSIRTDEPGSVVPGNVVKELLQH; encoded by the coding sequence ATGAACATTGACCTCAACGGAATCCTGAATTCCAAGCGCCTGGCGATTACCCGGGCGCTTTCATTTGTAGAAAATATGGATGATCTGGACATGGCTCTTACAGATGCCCTGTTCAAACATCTCGGCCGTGCTTATCGGATCGGAATAACTGGACCGCCCGGAGCTGGGAAGAGTTCGCTGGCAGATCGGATGATCGAGCACTGGCGTTCCCAGGATAAACGAGTTGCTGTAATCTCCGTTGATCCAACCAGTCCCTTTACTGGTGGGGCTATTCTGGGCGACCGGGTACGCATGGGACGGCATTTTTCAGACAAAGGGGTCTTTATCAGATCAATGGCTACTCGCGGTAGTCATGGTGGTTTGGCTTTTCGGGCACAGGATGCTGCAGATGTTTTTGATGCCGCCGGGTTCGATATAATTCTTTATGAGACCGTTGGGGTAGGGCAGGTTGAACTGGATGTTGCCATGGCCGCTGATACTACTCTGGTAGTGCTGGTGCCCGAGTCCGGTGATGATATTCAAGCCATGAAAGCTGGTTTGATGGAGATCGCTGATCTATTTGTCATTAACAAAGCAGATCGACAGGGAGTTAATCAAGCCCTGGCTCAGATTCGATCCATGTTGGAGATGCGGCAGGTCCAGGCCGGAATCTGGACACCAGAGGTAGTGAAAACCAGTGCCCTCAATGCTGAAGGTATCACAGGTCTCATGGAACGCCTGGATGCGCATCAGCATTTTCTTCAGGAGCAGGGCATCTTTCGTCAAAATTTTAAAGCTCGAAGCATGGCCAAGATCAAAAACTATATTGACCAACACGTGATGGATCAATTCTGGACAACTGAGAAACTTAATGTGTTAAATGGATCGATCAGAACGGATGAACCGGGCAGCGTTGTTCCTGGTAATGTCGTGAAAGAACTTTTACAACATTAA
- the rpsT gene encoding 30S ribosomal protein S20 — MPVKKTIAKRIRQADKAHVRNKHYNSMMKSAIKKALATEDADTATTLGRSAISIIDKVAANGIIHKNKAANQKSRVSKHIATFS, encoded by the coding sequence ATGCCTGTTAAAAAGACCATCGCTAAACGTATCAGACAAGCTGATAAAGCTCATGTACGCAATAAGCATTACAACTCAATGATGAAAAGTGCCATTAAGAAAGCATTAGCAACCGAGGATGCAGATACTGCTACGACTCTCGGTCGTTCCGCTATCTCAATTATTGATAAAGTTGCTGCCAATGGTATCATCCATAAGAACAAAGCAGCCAATCAAAAGTCCCGTGTGTCAAAGCACATCGCGACTTTTTCCTAA
- a CDS encoding UvrB/UvrC motif-containing protein, which translates to MDIGKILTDWPFEPLVVTARFIEGDDGLKKIQMRIDLGVIQMEYAGRPDGLLPMGFESYLHYYRSLSGSEADFFLTNRQLFDLRQEGLQYYHRYLSLHQLKDYQGVIRDTRHNLDILNLIANHTSTMENFASQQLRPYVMMMNTSAKIMLKLEGDDKSEALRILNAGIRQIKHVYESILEDPQPDLSPEIYQLKELQHRITDDGIPSELPAMEKLEIELQMALLSENYEKAASLRDQIKQSLK; encoded by the coding sequence ATGGATATTGGCAAGATATTAACTGATTGGCCCTTCGAACCTCTGGTCGTGACCGCTCGGTTCATTGAGGGCGATGATGGGCTTAAGAAAATTCAAATGCGGATAGACCTGGGGGTGATCCAGATGGAGTATGCTGGTCGACCGGATGGTCTGCTCCCCATGGGTTTTGAATCCTATTTGCACTATTATCGTTCACTATCAGGCTCTGAAGCAGATTTTTTCCTCACAAATAGACAACTATTTGACCTGCGCCAGGAAGGTTTACAATATTACCATCGCTATCTCAGTCTGCATCAGTTAAAAGATTATCAGGGAGTCATACGGGACACTCGTCATAATCTCGATATCCTGAATCTGATCGCCAATCATACCAGCACGATGGAAAATTTCGCCAGTCAACAACTTCGTCCCTATGTGATGATGATGAATACCAGCGCCAAGATCATGCTCAAGTTGGAAGGTGATGACAAATCTGAAGCATTAAGAATTCTTAATGCGGGGATTCGACAAATCAAACATGTCTACGAAAGTATCCTGGAAGACCCGCAACCTGACCTTAGTCCTGAGATCTATCAGCTAAAAGAATTGCAGCATCGGATCACCGATGATGGGATCCCCTCTGAATTACCGGCCATGGAAAAACTGGAAATTGAGTTACAGATGGCACTACTTTCTGAAAATTACGAAAAAGCTGCCTCACTCCGCGATCAAATCAAACAATCCTTGAAATAA